A stretch of the Panulirus ornatus isolate Po-2019 chromosome 10, ASM3632096v1, whole genome shotgun sequence genome encodes the following:
- the LOC139750857 gene encoding uncharacterized protein: MRVLLLSLLPLVALLLLSVNASPWFRGARSASGSDHRVRRDHYDSHEHQGSQECHELQYHCFMLEMGKCLCGGPLHCDYIDELVPTFASCNGTTENLPIACPGTTDCSKPPEVLKDVVDCLVKQRKEVRILEYVCVWVDG, encoded by the exons ATGAGGGTGCTGCTCCTGAGCCTGCTGCCTCTGGTGGCACTCTTGCTACTCTCTGTCAATGCCTCGCCCTGGTTCCGAGGAGCCAGGTCTGCCAGTGGCTCTGATCATCGCGTTCGGCGCGACCACTACGACTCACACGAACATCAAGGCTCACAGGAGTGTCACGAATTACAGTACCACTGCTTTATGCTAGAGATGG GCAAGTGTTTGTGCGGTGGGCCTCTCCACTGTGACTACATAGATGAACTGGTACCCACCTTTGCTTCGTGCAACGGCACTACAGAGAACCTCCCCATAGCATGCCCAG GCACCACCGACTGCTCGAAGCCACCAGAAGTCTTGAAGGATGTTGTGGATTGTTTAGTTAAACAGAGAAAAGAGGTGAGGATCcttgaatatgtttgtgtgtgggtggatgggtag